A genome region from Macaca fascicularis isolate 582-1 chromosome 3, T2T-MFA8v1.1 includes the following:
- the LRRC4 gene encoding leucine-rich repeat-containing protein 4, producing the protein MKLLWQVTVHHHTWNAILLPVVYLTAQVWILCAAIAAAASAGPQNCPSVCSCSNQFSKVVCTRRGLSEVPQGIPSNTRYLNLMENNIQMIQADTFRHLHHLEVLQLGRNSIRQIEVGAFNGLASLNTLELFDNWLTVIPSGAFEYLSKLRELWLRNNPIESIPSYAFNRVPSLMRLDLGELKKLEYISEGAFEGLFNLKYLNLGMCNIKDMPNLTPLVGLEELEMSGNHFPEIRPGSFHGLSSLKKLWVMNSQVSLIERNAFDGLASLVELNLAHNNLSSLPHDLFTPLRYLVELHLHHNPWNCDCDILWLAWWLREYIPTNSTCCGRCHAPMHMRGRYLVEVDQASFQCSAPFIMDAPRDLNISEGRMAELKCRTPPMSSVKWLLPNGTVLSHASRHPRISVLNDGTLNFSHVLLSDTGVYTCMVTNVAGNSNASAYLNVSTAELNTSNYSFFTTVTVETTEISPEDTTRKYKPVPTTSTGYQPAYTTSTTVLIQTTRVPKQVAVPATDTTDKMQTSLDEVMKTTKIIIGCFVAVTLLAAAMLIVFYKLRKRHQQRSTVTAARTVEIIQVDEDIPAATSAAATAAPSGVSGEGAVVLPTIHDHINYNTYKPAHGAHWTENSLGNSLHPTVTTISEPYIIQTHTKDKVQETQI; encoded by the coding sequence ATGAAGCTCTTGTGGCAGGTaactgtgcaccaccacacctggaatGCCATCCTGCTCCCGGTCGTCTACCTCACGGCGCAAGTGTGGATACTGTGTGCAGCCATCGCTGCTGCTGCCTCAGCCGGGCCCCAGAACTGCCCCTCTGTCTGCTCGTGCAGTAACCAGTTCAGCAAGGTGGTGTGCACCCGCCGGGGCCTCTCCGAGGTCCCGCAGGGTATTCCCTCCAACACCCGGTACCTCAACCTCATGGAGAACAACATCCAGATGATCCAGGCCGACACCTTCCGCCACCTCCACCACCTGGAGGTCCTGCAGTTGGGCAGGAACTCCATCCGGCAGATTGAGGTGGGGGCCTTCAATGGCCTGGCCAGCCTCAACACCCTGGAGCTGTTCGACAACTGGCTGACAGTCATCCCTAGCGGGGCCTTTGAATACCTGTCCAAGCTGCGGGAGCTCTGGCTTCGCAACAACCCCATCGAAAGCATCCCCTCTTACGCCTTCAACCGGGTGCCCTCCCTCATGCGCCTGGACCTGGGGGAGCTCAAGAAGCTGGAGTATATCTCTGAGGGAGCTTTTGAGGGGCTGTTCAACCTCAAATACCTGAACTTGGGCATGTGCAACATTAAAGACATGCCCAATCTCACCCCCCTGGTGGGGCTGGAGGAGCTGGAGATGTCAGGGAACCACTTCCCTGAGATCAGGCCTGGCTCCTTCCATGGCCTGAGCTCCCTCAAGAAGCTCTGGGTCATGAACTCACAGGTCAGCCTGATTGAGCGGAATGCTTTTGACGGGCTGGCTTCACTTGTGGAACTCAACTTGGCCCACAATAACCTCTCTTCTTTGCCCCATGACCTCTTTACCCCGCTGAGGTACCTGGTGGAGTTGCACCTACACCACAATCCTTGGAACTGTGATTGTGACATTCTGTGGCTAGCCTGGTGGCTTCGAGAGTATATACCCACCAATTCCACCTGCTGTGGCCGCTGTCATGCTCCCATGCACATGCGAGGCCGCTACCTCGTGGAGGTGGACCAGGCCTCTTTCCAGTGCTCTGCCCCCTTCATCATGGATGCGCCTCGAGACCTTAATATTTCTGAGGGTCGGATGGCAGAACTTAAGTGTCGGACTCCCCCTATGTCCTCCGTGAAGTGGTTGCTGCCCAATGGGACAGTGCTCAGCCACGCCTCCCGCCACCCACGGATCTCTGTCCTCAACGACGGCACCTTGAACTTTTCCCACGTGCTGCTTTCAGACACTGGGGTATACACATGCATGGTGACCAATGTGGCAGGCAACTCCAACGCCTCGGCCTACCTAAATGTGAGCACGGCCGAGCTCAACACCTCCAACTACAGCTTCTTCACCACAGTAACAGTGGAGACCACGGAGATCTCGCCTGAGGACACAACGCGAAAGTACAAGCCTGTTCCTACCACGTCCACTGGTTACCAGCCGGCATATACCACCTCTACCACGGTGCTCATTCAGACCACCCGTGTGCCCAAGCAGGTGGCAGTACCCGCGACAGACACCACTGACAAGATGCAGACCAGTCTGGATGAAGTCATGAAGACCACCAAGATCATAATTGGCTGCTTTGTGGCAGTGACTCTGCTAGCTGCCGCCATGTTGATTGTCTTCTATAAACTTCGTAAGCGGCACCAGCAGCGGAGTACAGTCACAGCCGCCCGGACTGTTGAGATTATCCAGGTGGACGAAGACATCCCAGCAGCAACATccgcagcagcaacagcagctcCGTCCGGTGTATCAGGTGAGGGGGCAGTAGTGCTGCCCACAATTCATGACCATATTAACTACAACACCTACAAACCAGCACATGGGGCCCACTGGACAGAAAACAGCCTGGGGAACTCTCTGCACCCCACAGTCACCACTATCTCTGAACCTTATATAATTCAGACCCATACCAAGGACAAGGTACAGGAAACTCAAATATGa